The Aurantiacibacter gangjinensis genome includes a region encoding these proteins:
- a CDS encoding TadE/TadG family type IV pilus assembly protein yields the protein MMRTLARLTRRLSRSPSGVAMTEFALAFPFILGVGLMGVEVANRVLVQMKVSQLANQIADNASRIGEQDVLEDRRIFESDINDLFYGAELQGGNALDLYANGRVILSSLEVVPGTEDQQYIHWQRCVGAKSHTSSYGLAGDGESSDDFPGMGPTGQEVIAFAGGAVMFVEVSYDYQPIIGEPFTFDDGTISVVASYTVRADRDLSQIYQRDTVNPDPVADCATYGGVNYAGR from the coding sequence ATGATGCGCACCCTCGCCCGCCTGACCCGCCGCCTGTCACGCAGCCCCTCCGGTGTCGCGATGACCGAATTTGCCCTCGCCTTCCCGTTCATACTCGGGGTCGGGTTGATGGGCGTGGAAGTCGCCAACCGCGTCCTGGTGCAGATGAAAGTCTCGCAGCTTGCCAACCAGATCGCCGACAATGCTTCGCGCATCGGAGAGCAGGATGTGCTGGAAGACCGGCGCATCTTTGAATCCGATATCAACGACCTGTTTTATGGTGCGGAACTGCAGGGCGGCAATGCGCTTGATCTTTACGCCAATGGCCGCGTCATCCTGAGCAGCCTGGAAGTCGTGCCGGGCACGGAAGACCAGCAATATATCCACTGGCAGCGCTGCGTCGGCGCGAAGAGCCATACCAGCAGCTACGGGCTGGCGGGTGATGGGGAGAGTTCCGACGACTTCCCAGGAATGGGTCCGACCGGGCAGGAAGTGATCGCTTTCGCTGGCGGCGCGGTGATGTTCGTGGAAGTCAGCTACGATTACCAGCCGATCATCGGCGAGCCCTTCACCTTCGACGACGGAACGATCAGCGTTGTCGCCAGCTACACCGTGCGCGCCGACCGCGACCTGTCGCAGATCTACCAGAGGGACACGGTCAATCCCGATCCCGTAGCCGATTGCGCCACCTATGGCGGTGTCAATTATGCGGGCCGCTAG
- a CDS encoding pyruvate dehydrogenase complex E1 component subunit beta, whose amino-acid sequence MAIELKMPALSPTMEEGTLAKWLVKEGDTVSAGDVLAEIETDKATMEFESIDEGTVGKILVAEGTEGVAVGTVIAMLAGEDEDASAIEAPAAAESEDPVPGEGKDVGRDPSEAEITKPKPAARASDPDVPEGTNMVKLTVREALRDGMAEEMRRDERVFVMGEEVAEYQGAYKVTQGLLDEFGPKRVIDTPITEYGFAGIGTGAAMGGLRPIVEFMTFNFAMQAIDHIINSAAKTNYMSGGQMRCPVVFRGPNGAASRVGAQHSQNYGPWYASVPGLIVIAPYDSSDAKGLMKAAIRSEDPVVFLENELVYGQSFEVAQLDDHVLPIGKARIMREGSDVTIVSYSIAVGVALDAAEDLAAEGIEAEVIDLRTLRPLDKETVLESLAKTNRVVIAEEGWPTCSIASEIVAICMEEGFDHLDAPVTRVCNEDVPLPYAANLEKLALIDKDKVIAAVKKVTYSE is encoded by the coding sequence ATGGCTATCGAACTGAAAATGCCCGCCCTTTCCCCCACCATGGAAGAAGGCACGCTCGCCAAGTGGCTGGTGAAGGAAGGCGACACTGTTTCCGCCGGCGATGTGTTGGCCGAGATCGAGACCGACAAGGCTACGATGGAATTCGAATCCATCGATGAGGGCACGGTCGGCAAAATCCTCGTTGCGGAAGGCACGGAAGGCGTCGCTGTCGGCACCGTCATAGCCATGCTGGCAGGCGAGGACGAAGATGCCTCCGCCATCGAAGCGCCGGCAGCTGCCGAGAGCGAGGATCCGGTGCCCGGCGAGGGCAAGGATGTCGGCCGCGATCCCTCAGAAGCCGAGATCACCAAACCGAAGCCTGCCGCGCGCGCATCCGATCCGGACGTGCCAGAAGGCACCAATATGGTGAAGCTGACCGTACGCGAAGCCTTGCGCGATGGCATGGCCGAGGAAATGCGCCGTGACGAGCGTGTTTTCGTGATGGGCGAGGAAGTCGCCGAATATCAGGGCGCCTACAAGGTGACGCAGGGCCTGCTCGACGAGTTCGGCCCAAAGCGGGTAATCGACACGCCGATCACCGAATACGGTTTTGCCGGCATCGGCACCGGCGCCGCCATGGGCGGCCTGCGCCCGATCGTCGAATTCATGACATTCAACTTCGCCATGCAGGCGATCGACCACATCATCAATTCCGCCGCCAAGACCAATTACATGTCGGGCGGCCAGATGCGCTGCCCGGTCGTGTTCCGCGGCCCGAATGGCGCGGCGAGCCGGGTGGGCGCGCAGCACAGCCAGAATTACGGGCCATGGTATGCCAGCGTGCCGGGCCTCATCGTGATCGCGCCCTATGACAGCTCTGACGCTAAAGGCCTGATGAAAGCCGCGATCCGCAGCGAAGACCCTGTTGTCTTCCTCGAGAACGAATTGGTCTACGGCCAGAGCTTCGAAGTCGCGCAGCTGGATGACCACGTGCTGCCGATCGGCAAAGCGCGCATCATGCGGGAAGGCAGCGATGTTACGATCGTGTCCTATTCCATCGCAGTCGGCGTGGCGCTGGATGCGGCAGAAGATCTTGCCGCAGAAGGCATCGAGGCCGAGGTCATCGACCTTCGCACGCTGCGTCCGCTCGACAAGGAAACGGTGCTGGAAAGCCTCGCCAAGACCAACCGCGTGGTCATTGCCGAAGAAGGCTGGCCGACCTGCTCCATCGCATCGGAAATCGTGGCGATCTGCATGGAGGAGGGTTTCGACCATCTCGATGCGCCGGTCACGCGCGTATGCAACGAGGATGTGCCGCTGCCGTATGCCGCCAATCTCGAAAAGCTGGCGCTGATCGACAAGGATAAAGTGATCGCTGCGGTGAAGAAGGTCACTTACAGCGAGTAG
- the pdhA gene encoding pyruvate dehydrogenase (acetyl-transferring) E1 component subunit alpha, which yields MAKASTSGKSKKTPAKSKSDSNSEDFALRSLQEGLEKKKRFGASDEQLMGFYEQMLLIRRFEEKAGQLYGLGLIGGFCHLYIGQEAVAIGLQSALNGDVDSVITGYRDHGHMLAYGIDPKVIMAELTGRAAGISKGKGGSMHMFSTEHKFYGGHGIVGAQVALGGGLALAHQYNEDGGLCLAYFGDGAANQGQVYETFNMAALWNLPIVFVVENNQYAMGTAVRRSSAETEFYRRGTAFRIPGMKVNGMDVLEVRQAAEIAFKHVRDGNGPVLMECETYRYRGHSMSDPAKYRTREEVQDQREKNDPIERVKKDLGAAGIEEEKLKEIDKAIRATVAEAADFAESSPEPDPAELYTEVLVGEY from the coding sequence TTGGCCAAAGCTTCCACGTCCGGCAAAAGCAAGAAAACCCCTGCCAAAAGCAAAAGCGACAGCAATAGCGAGGATTTCGCGCTGCGCTCGCTGCAGGAGGGGCTGGAGAAGAAGAAGCGGTTCGGGGCAAGCGACGAACAGCTGATGGGCTTTTACGAGCAGATGCTGCTCATCCGCCGTTTCGAGGAGAAAGCCGGCCAGCTTTACGGCCTCGGCCTGATCGGCGGGTTCTGCCATCTGTATATCGGCCAGGAAGCTGTGGCGATCGGTCTGCAATCCGCGCTCAACGGCGATGTCGACAGCGTCATCACCGGTTATCGCGATCACGGCCACATGCTCGCCTACGGCATCGACCCGAAAGTCATCATGGCAGAGCTGACAGGCCGCGCCGCCGGTATCTCCAAGGGGAAGGGCGGCTCGATGCACATGTTCAGCACCGAGCACAAATTCTACGGCGGGCACGGCATCGTCGGCGCACAGGTGGCGCTCGGCGGCGGGCTCGCTCTCGCGCATCAATATAATGAGGATGGCGGCCTGTGCCTCGCCTATTTCGGCGATGGCGCGGCAAACCAGGGCCAGGTCTACGAGACGTTCAACATGGCGGCGCTCTGGAACCTGCCCATCGTCTTCGTTGTCGAGAATAACCAGTACGCGATGGGCACCGCGGTGCGGCGCAGTTCCGCCGAAACCGAATTTTATCGCCGCGGCACGGCCTTCCGCATCCCCGGCATGAAGGTGAACGGAATGGATGTGCTGGAAGTGCGTCAGGCGGCCGAGATCGCGTTCAAGCATGTGCGCGACGGCAATGGGCCGGTACTGATGGAATGCGAGACCTATCGCTATCGCGGTCACTCCATGTCCGATCCTGCCAAATATCGCACGCGCGAGGAGGTGCAGGACCAGCGCGAGAAGAACGATCCCATCGAGCGGGTGAAGAAAGATCTTGGCGCTGCCGGTATAGAAGAAGAGAAGCTGAAAGAGATCGACAAGGCCATCCGCGCCACGGTTGCCGAAGCGGCAGATTTCGCCGAAAGCTCGCCCGAGCCCGATCCGGCAGAACTCTACACCGAAGTTCTGGTGGGGGAGTATTGA
- a CDS encoding FtsB family cell division protein encodes MNGLVHKRDIVRERVANAGALLVLMLIGGLALIGPSGVLAWGEQASRLDEHEVRIVELQKQRAILQNRVALLHPDNVDPDYASELVRGNLNVAHPDEFVVELETLD; translated from the coding sequence ATGAACGGACTGGTCCATAAACGCGATATCGTGCGCGAGCGGGTGGCGAATGCCGGCGCCCTGCTTGTGTTGATGTTGATCGGCGGGCTGGCTCTGATCGGCCCGTCAGGCGTGCTCGCCTGGGGTGAGCAGGCGTCGCGGCTCGATGAGCACGAGGTCCGGATCGTGGAGCTGCAAAAGCAGCGAGCCATCCTGCAGAACCGCGTCGCATTGCTGCACCCCGACAATGTCGATCCAGATTACGCGTCGGAGCTGGTTCGCGGCAATCTCAATGTCGCCCATCCGGACGAGTTCGTCGTCGAGCTGGAAACGCTCGACTAA
- the hppD gene encoding 4-hydroxyphenylpyruvate dioxygenase — protein MTDLFENPIGLDGFEFVEFCAPEKGMIEPVFETMGFTHIANHRSKDVQLWRQGQINLIINYEPRSAAWYFAREHGPSACGMGFRVKDAAKAYDELIERGAEPVDVVTGPMELYIPAIRGIGGAIVYLIDRYANEDGEGLSIYDIDFEYLPGVDRNPEGAGFNVIDHLTHNVYNGRMKYWADYYETLFNFREIRFFDIKGEYTGLTSKALTAPDGKIRIPLNEEGEGGKGQIEEFLKDFNGEGIQHIALICDDLVAAWDRLKKLGVPFMTAPPETYYEMLDERLPGHGEPADELKMRGILLDGTTEGGQPRLLLQIFAEAQVGPVFFEFIQRKGDDGFGEGNFKALFESIERDQVKRGVLKTEAEPAE, from the coding sequence ATGACTGACCTCTTTGAAAATCCCATCGGCCTAGACGGCTTTGAATTCGTCGAATTCTGCGCACCGGAAAAGGGCATGATCGAGCCTGTGTTCGAAACCATGGGCTTCACCCACATCGCCAATCACCGCTCAAAGGATGTGCAGTTGTGGCGACAGGGGCAGATCAATCTGATCATCAATTACGAACCGCGCAGCGCGGCATGGTACTTTGCGCGCGAGCACGGCCCGTCGGCCTGCGGCATGGGGTTCCGCGTGAAGGACGCGGCCAAGGCCTATGACGAACTGATCGAACGAGGTGCAGAACCGGTCGACGTCGTGACCGGTCCGATGGAACTCTACATTCCAGCCATCCGTGGCATTGGCGGGGCCATTGTCTACCTGATCGACCGTTACGCCAACGAGGATGGCGAAGGCCTTTCGATCTACGATATCGATTTCGAATACCTACCCGGCGTGGATCGCAACCCCGAAGGCGCGGGCTTCAACGTCATCGATCACCTGACGCACAACGTCTATAATGGCCGGATGAAGTACTGGGCGGATTATTACGAGACGCTCTTCAATTTCCGCGAAATCCGCTTCTTCGACATCAAGGGCGAATATACCGGCCTCACCTCCAAGGCGTTGACGGCACCCGACGGCAAGATCCGTATCCCGCTCAACGAAGAGGGCGAAGGCGGCAAGGGACAGATCGAGGAGTTCCTGAAGGACTTCAACGGCGAAGGCATCCAGCATATCGCCCTAATCTGTGACGATCTGGTTGCCGCATGGGATCGCCTGAAAAAGCTGGGCGTGCCGTTTATGACCGCCCCTCCGGAAACCTATTACGAGATGCTCGACGAACGCCTGCCCGGCCACGGAGAGCCTGCCGACGAACTGAAGATGCGCGGCATTCTGCTCGACGGCACGACGGAAGGCGGCCAGCCACGGCTCCTGCTACAAATTTTCGCAGAAGCACAGGTCGGCCCGGTCTTCTTCGAGTTCATCCAGCGCAAGGGCGATGACGGTTTTGGCGAGGGCAACTTCAAGGCCCTGTTCGAAAGCATTGAGCGCGACCAGGTCAAGCGCGGCGTGCTCAAGACTGAAGCTGAGCCGGCCGAGTAA